The Lutibacter sp. Hel_I_33_5 genome has a window encoding:
- a CDS encoding sodium:solute symporter, giving the protein MQTLDWIVLSITLTFIVAYGTYVTRKSANVQDYIKGGNDSKWWTIGLSVMATQASAITFLSTPGQAFHSGMGFVQFYFGLPIAMVIICVVFIPIYHKLKVYTAYEFLEGRFDLKTRTLAAILFLIQRGLAAGITIFAPAIILSAVLGWDLLTLNIIIGFLVIIYTVSGGTKAVNVTQKQQMIIIFVGMLIAFYMIMSQLPADITFSKALKIAGASGKMEVLDFSFDLNNRYTIWTGLLGGTFLMLSYFGTDQSQVQRYLSGKSVRESQLGLIFNGLLKVPMQFFILLVGVMVFVFYQFNASPLNFNPKATEAIANSEYVAEYQQLEKEHIKIEDAKKLLFLDGFQNEEINQVRSLNERDLALKASAKEIIKKIDESSIEKIESNDKDYVFIHFILNNLPRGLIGLLLAVILSAAMSSTASELNALASTTAIDLYKRNVREEKSEMHYVKMSKWFTLGWGILAISVACIANLFENLIEMVNIIGSIFYGNVLGIFLLAFFIKFVKGNAVFIAAVITQAIIIWVFKIDWLPYLWLNLLGCVLVMGIAMILQLFMPKSVDEIE; this is encoded by the coding sequence ATGCAAACATTAGATTGGATTGTATTATCGATAACGTTAACATTTATTGTTGCTTACGGAACGTATGTAACGAGAAAAAGCGCAAATGTACAAGACTACATAAAAGGTGGAAATGATTCTAAATGGTGGACAATAGGTTTGTCAGTTATGGCAACACAAGCCAGTGCAATTACATTTTTATCAACTCCAGGACAAGCATTCCATAGCGGAATGGGGTTTGTGCAATTTTACTTCGGATTACCGATTGCTATGGTAATTATTTGTGTAGTTTTTATACCCATTTATCACAAGCTAAAAGTATATACTGCGTATGAGTTTTTAGAAGGAAGATTCGATTTAAAGACACGAACTTTAGCAGCAATTCTATTTTTAATTCAACGTGGATTAGCTGCAGGAATTACCATTTTTGCACCTGCTATTATTTTATCTGCTGTTTTAGGTTGGGATTTATTAACCTTGAATATTATCATTGGTTTTTTAGTAATTATCTATACCGTTTCTGGAGGAACAAAAGCGGTGAATGTTACACAGAAACAACAAATGATTATCATTTTTGTTGGAATGTTGATTGCCTTTTATATGATTATGAGTCAGCTTCCAGCTGATATTACGTTTTCTAAAGCTTTAAAAATTGCAGGAGCAAGTGGAAAAATGGAAGTCTTAGATTTTTCGTTTGATTTAAATAATCGATATACAATTTGGACAGGTTTATTAGGAGGAACATTTTTAATGTTGTCTTATTTTGGTACAGACCAAAGTCAGGTACAACGTTATTTGTCAGGAAAATCGGTAAGAGAAAGTCAGTTAGGTTTAATTTTTAATGGCCTTTTAAAAGTACCAATGCAGTTCTTTATTTTGTTAGTAGGAGTCATGGTTTTTGTGTTTTATCAATTCAATGCATCGCCATTAAATTTTAATCCAAAAGCGACTGAAGCGATTGCAAATTCTGAATATGTTGCGGAATATCAACAACTTGAAAAAGAACATATTAAAATTGAAGATGCTAAGAAACTTCTTTTTTTAGATGGATTTCAGAATGAAGAAATTAATCAAGTTAGAAGTTTAAACGAACGAGATTTAGCATTAAAAGCATCCGCAAAAGAAATTATAAAAAAGATTGATGAAAGTTCTATTGAAAAAATAGAGTCGAACGATAAAGATTATGTGTTTATTCATTTTATTTTAAACAATTTACCTCGAGGATTAATTGGCTTGCTGTTGGCAGTAATATTATCTGCAGCAATGTCTTCTACGGCTTCAGAATTAAATGCATTGGCTAGTACCACAGCAATCGATTTGTACAAAAGAAATGTAAGAGAAGAAAAGAGCGAAATGCATTATGTAAAAATGTCTAAGTGGTTTACATTAGGCTGGGGAATTCTCGCCATTTCAGTGGCATGTATTGCTAATTTGTTTGAAAACTTAATTGAAATGGTGAATATTATTGGCTCCATTTTTTACGGAAATGTATTGGGTATTTTCTTATTAGCGTTCTTTATTAAATTTGTGAAAGGAAACGCTGTTTTTATCGCAGCTGTTATTACACAAGCAATAATAATTTGGGTCTTTAAAATAGATTGGTTGCCTTATTTATGGTTGAATTTATTAGGCTGTGTTTTGGTGATGGGGATTGCAATGATACTTCAACTTTTTATGCCTAAGAGTGTTGATGAAATCGAATAA
- a CDS encoding PIG-L family deacetylase yields the protein MKKITFSILTFVLVSLTIFAQKPQKLSSNQIYEKVQKLNFLGTALYIAAHPDDENTRLIAYLSNHVKARTGYLSLTRGDGGQNLIGPEIRELLGVIRTQELLAARRVDGGEQFFTRANDFGYSKHPNETLEIWNKKEVLSDVVWAIRNFKPDVIINRFNHRTPGTTHGHHTSSAMLSVEAFDMANDKTKFKEQLKQTSLWKPKRLFYNTSLWFYRGREAAFKEASKNFTSLDVGVYYPLKGVSNNELASLASSQHLCQGFGRLSRRGSQTEYVEFLKGEEPKDKNDVFSGINTTWNRIKGGGEIGDILYEVEQNFDFVNPSKHLPKLLEAYQKIQKLEDAHWRKIKEKQILNIIEACAGLYLEASAISSSAVPNSSIDVNFEALNRSNSNIELNSIVSSIDNKTIVKETDLKPNKKVNFKETIAIKTNQFSDPYWLRKAGTLGMYSVDDKTLIGKPETPRSAQITFNLLIDNVAVSITKDVVRRYAKRDKGELYDPFEVLPEITTKINNKVVIFSDDSPQKVSVTIRAGAKNADGNVVLEIPNGWTVSPKFIDFNIAQKSDTKTVDFMVSPPKNQSEGQLKVIATSNGKKYTKELVEISYSHIPKQSVLLNSEAKVVRLNIQKAGNFIGYIQGSGDAVPESLRQIGYLVKEIKPSEINEKNLQQFDAIVVGIRAYNTISELKFKQKYLLDYVKNGGNMVVQYNTSRRVDVQAPFDLKLSRDRVTDEKSEVTVLANNHSIVNFPNKITGSDFNGWVQERGLYFPNTWSKEYTPILSMNDKGETAKKGSLLVAKYGKGNYIYTGLSFFRELPAGVSGAYKLFANMLSVGKDKIEVKKEVKN from the coding sequence ATGAAGAAAATTACTTTTTCTATATTAACTTTTGTCTTAGTTTCTCTAACAATATTTGCACAAAAGCCACAAAAATTATCCTCAAATCAGATTTACGAAAAAGTTCAGAAACTAAATTTTTTAGGAACAGCATTATACATTGCAGCACATCCAGATGATGAGAACACACGATTGATTGCTTATTTATCAAATCATGTAAAAGCAAGAACTGGTTATTTATCGTTAACAAGAGGAGATGGCGGACAAAACTTAATTGGCCCAGAAATTCGCGAATTATTGGGTGTTATTAGAACCCAAGAATTATTAGCAGCAAGGCGAGTTGATGGCGGAGAACAATTTTTTACAAGAGCAAACGATTTTGGCTATTCTAAACATCCAAATGAAACTTTAGAAATTTGGAACAAAAAAGAAGTTTTAAGTGATGTTGTTTGGGCAATCAGAAATTTTAAACCTGATGTAATTATCAATCGATTTAACCATAGAACACCAGGAACTACGCATGGACATCATACAAGTTCTGCCATGTTAAGTGTAGAAGCTTTTGATATGGCAAACGATAAAACTAAGTTTAAAGAGCAATTAAAACAAACAAGTTTGTGGAAGCCAAAACGGTTGTTTTATAACACATCTTTATGGTTTTATAGAGGTAGAGAAGCGGCATTTAAAGAAGCTTCTAAAAACTTTACAAGTTTAGATGTGGGTGTTTATTATCCTTTAAAAGGAGTTTCTAATAACGAGTTAGCTTCTTTGGCAAGTAGCCAACATTTATGTCAAGGTTTTGGAAGATTATCAAGAAGAGGAAGTCAAACCGAATATGTTGAGTTTTTAAAAGGAGAGGAACCAAAAGATAAAAACGATGTTTTTTCTGGAATTAACACAACATGGAACAGAATAAAAGGCGGAGGAGAAATTGGTGATATTTTATACGAAGTAGAACAAAATTTCGATTTTGTAAATCCATCTAAACACTTACCTAAATTATTAGAAGCCTATCAAAAAATACAAAAATTAGAAGACGCTCACTGGCGAAAAATTAAAGAAAAACAAATTTTAAATATTATTGAAGCCTGTGCAGGTTTGTATTTAGAAGCTTCTGCAATTAGTTCAAGTGCAGTGCCAAATTCGTCTATCGATGTGAATTTTGAAGCCTTAAATAGAAGTAACTCAAATATTGAGTTAAATTCTATTGTTTCTTCAATTGATAACAAAACTATTGTAAAAGAAACTGATTTAAAACCGAATAAAAAAGTAAACTTTAAAGAAACGATTGCTATAAAAACCAATCAATTTTCAGATCCATATTGGTTAAGAAAAGCAGGAACATTAGGTATGTACTCTGTTGATGATAAAACGTTAATCGGAAAACCAGAAACACCACGTTCTGCTCAAATAACGTTTAATTTATTAATAGATAATGTTGCAGTTTCTATCACAAAAGATGTAGTAAGAAGATATGCAAAACGTGATAAAGGAGAATTGTATGATCCTTTTGAAGTGTTGCCAGAAATCACCACAAAAATTAATAATAAAGTTGTTATTTTCTCAGATGATTCACCGCAAAAAGTATCAGTTACAATTAGAGCAGGAGCAAAAAATGCAGACGGAAATGTAGTTTTAGAAATTCCAAATGGTTGGACAGTATCACCAAAATTTATAGATTTTAATATCGCGCAAAAAAGTGATACCAAAACCGTTGATTTTATGGTGAGTCCGCCAAAAAATCAATCCGAAGGACAGTTAAAAGTTATTGCAACATCCAACGGGAAAAAATATACCAAAGAGTTGGTAGAGATTTCTTATAGCCATATTCCAAAGCAATCAGTATTATTAAACTCAGAAGCAAAAGTAGTACGATTAAATATTCAAAAAGCAGGAAACTTTATTGGTTATATTCAAGGATCTGGTGATGCTGTTCCAGAAAGTTTACGTCAGATTGGATATTTAGTAAAAGAAATAAAACCATCAGAAATCAACGAGAAAAATCTACAACAATTTGATGCAATTGTTGTCGGAATTAGAGCTTATAACACAATTTCTGAGTTAAAGTTCAAACAAAAATATTTATTAGACTATGTGAAGAACGGCGGAAATATGGTGGTGCAATATAACACGAGTAGGAGAGTAGATGTACAAGCACCGTTTGATTTAAAACTATCTAGAGACCGAGTTACTGATGAAAAATCTGAGGTTACGGTGTTGGCAAATAATCATTCAATTGTAAACTTTCCCAATAAAATTACAGGATCAGATTTTAATGGTTGGGTACAAGAACGAGGATTGTATTTTCCAAATACGTGGAGTAAAGAATACACGCCAATTTTATCGATGAATGATAAAGGTGAAACGGCAAAAAAAGGAAGTCTATTAGTCGCAAAATACGGTAAAGGAAATTATATCTATACGGGTTTAAGTTTCTTTAGAGAATTACCTGCTGGAGTTTCTGGTGCGTATAAATTATTTGCAAACATGTTGTCTGTTGGTAAAGATAAAATAGAGGTTAAAAAAGAAGTGAAAAACTAA